Genomic segment of bacterium:
TAGATAAGATTCATGAGCGAATGGAAAGGATGGAAGGAAGATTCAACGAACAAATTCAAGAAATCCATAGATTATTAATCTCTCAAACTAAATTAATCGTCTCTCAAACTAAATGGATGGTGGGAAGTATTATCTGTGTTGCAACTTTAATTAGTGCTTTGATGGCTATATTTAGATTTGTTAGATAAAAATAGAAAGTGAGAAGAGTAAAATGGAGAAAAATTTGAAGATAACTTTAGTTAAAAGTAGATTCGGAAGAATACCAAAACATTGCGGAACTTTATCGGCATTGGGATTAAGGAAAATAAACCAGACGGTGATAAAACCTGATAATCCTCAAATAAAAGGAATGATAAAACAAATTGATTATTTAGTTAAGGTAGAGAAGATATGAAATTAAATCAATTAAAGGCACCCAAGGGTGCACACAAAAAACCTAAAAGAATAGGATGTGGACTGGGTTCAGGACATGGAAAGACTGCAACTAAAGGGACGAAAGGACAATTAGCCCGCAAAGGTGGTAAAGGGATTGGTTTTGAAGGAGGTCAAATGCCACTTCAACGACGAATTCCAAAACGAGGATTTACCAATCCAAGAAGAAAAGAATATACGACCATAGATGTGGGCACAATTGCTTCTTGTGGTTTCGAACCAGGCTCTAAAATTACATCTAATATCTTACTTCAGGTGGGATTGATTAAAAAAATTAAGAATGGTGTGAAAATATTGGGTGACGGAGAAATAAACATACCTCTGATATTTAAAGTAGATGCCGTGAGCAAAGGAGCAATTAAAAAAATCGAAGCCGCAGGTGGAAAAGTTGAACCCAAAGAGGAATAATTTGAAGGAATGCAAAATAAGGAGTTTATCTTATGCAAGGACTTGAGGCAATCTTAAATCCTTTTAAAGTCTATGAATTAAGGAAAAGGATATTATTTACTCTCGGATTATTAGCCGTTTATAGATTAGGGGTAGCAGTACCTACGCCGGGTGTCGATGGAGCGGCATTAAGTTTCTTCTTCCAACAAGCAAGAGGAACAATAGTCGGATTATTAGACCTGTTTTCAGGTGGGGCATTTGAGCGGTTTTCTATCTTTGCCTTAGGAATTATGCCTTACATCAGTGCCTCGATTATTATGTCTTTATTACAACCTGTTATTCCTTATCTCCAGAGATTATCAAAAGAAGGAGATGTTGGTAGAAAAAGAATTACTAAATATACAAGGTATCTAACATTACTCATTGGACTTATTCAAGCCACGGGAATGAGTATCTGGATTCAAAATATGCAAACTCCAGACGGCAGAGGATTTGTTTTAAATCCAGGCATTGGCTTTCATATAATGACGGTTATGACGCTAACTACGGGCACGGCATTTGTAATGTGGCTTGGAGAACAAATTACAGACCGGGGTATAGGCAATGGTAGTTCATTAATCATCTTTACAAGCATTATTTCAAGAATACCGCAGGCTATTCTTCAAA
This window contains:
- the rpmD gene encoding 50S ribosomal protein L30, with product MEKNLKITLVKSRFGRIPKHCGTLSALGLRKINQTVIKPDNPQIKGMIKQIDYLVKVEKI
- the rplO gene encoding 50S ribosomal protein L15, with translation MKLNQLKAPKGAHKKPKRIGCGLGSGHGKTATKGTKGQLARKGGKGIGFEGGQMPLQRRIPKRGFTNPRRKEYTTIDVGTIASCGFEPGSKITSNILLQVGLIKKIKNGVKILGDGEINIPLIFKVDAVSKGAIKKIEAAGGKVEPKEE